The proteins below come from a single Micropterus dolomieu isolate WLL.071019.BEF.003 ecotype Adirondacks linkage group LG05, ASM2129224v1, whole genome shotgun sequence genomic window:
- the ctsl.1 gene encoding cathepsin L.1 isoform X2 yields the protein MKLLLVAAAVLAVASCASLSLEDLEFHAWKLKFGRSYSSPSEEAHRRQIWVNNRRLVLMHNIMADEGIKSYRLGMTYFADMENEEYKRLISQGCLGSFNASRPRSGSTFLRLPEGADLPISVDWRDKGYVTDVKDQKQCGSCWAFSATGSLEGQTFRKTGKLVSLSEQQLVDCSGKYGNMGCNGGWMDSAFQYIQANGGLDTEDSYPYEAEDGECRYNPATIGAICTGYVDVTQGDEEALKEAVATIGPVSVAIDASHLTFQLYESGVYDEPDCSSDELDHGVLAVGYGNDNGQDYWLVKNSWGLQWGDMGYIMMTRNKHNQCGIATASSYPLV from the exons ACCTGGAGTTCCATGCCTGGAAACTCAAGTTTG GAAGGTCCTACAGCTCTCCGTCAGAGGAGGCTCACCGCAGGCAAATCTGGGTCAACAACCGCAGACTGGTGCTGATGCACAACATAATGGCTGATGAGGGCATTAAGTCCTACCGCCTTGGCATGACCTACTTTGCTGACATG GAAAATGAAGAGTACAAACGTCTGATTTCCCAGGGTTGCCTGGGCTCCTTCAATGCCTCTCGGCCTCGTAGTGGCTCTACTTTCCTCCGGCTCCCTGAAGGAGCTGATCTGCCCATCAGTGTTGACTGGAGGGACAAGGGATACGTCACTGATGTCAAAGATCAGAAGCAGTGCGGTTCCTGCTGGGCCTTCAGTGCA ACTGGCTCGCTGGAGGGTCAGACCTTTAGAAAGACAGGGAAGCTGGTGTCTCTGAGCGAGCAGCAGCTGGTTGACTGCTCAGGAAAATATGGCAACATGGGTTGCAACGGAGGCTGGATGGACAGTGCCTTCCAGTACATCCAAGCCAATGGAGGTTTAGACACAGAGGACTCCTACCCTTATGAAGCTGAG GATGGTGAGTGCCGTTACAACCCTGCCACCATTGGAGCCATTTGCACAGGCTACGTTGATGTGACACAAGGTGATGAAGAGgccctgaaggaggctgtggcCACCATCGGACCTGTGTCTGTGGCCATTGATGCATCTCATCTGACCTTCCAGCTTTATGAATCAG gAGTGTATGACGAGCCAGACTGCAGCAGTGATGAGTTGGACCATGGGGTACTTGCTGTGGGCTATGGCAATGACAACGGGCAAGACTACTGGCTGGTCAAGAACAG ctGGGGTCTACAATGGGGAGACATGGGATACATCATGATGACCAGGAACAAACACAACCAGTGTGGCATTGCTACTGCATCCAGCTACCCCCTGGTGTGA
- the ctsl.1 gene encoding cathepsin L.1 isoform X1: MEAVRMKLLLVAAAVLAVASCASLSLEDLEFHAWKLKFGRSYSSPSEEAHRRQIWVNNRRLVLMHNIMADEGIKSYRLGMTYFADMENEEYKRLISQGCLGSFNASRPRSGSTFLRLPEGADLPISVDWRDKGYVTDVKDQKQCGSCWAFSATGSLEGQTFRKTGKLVSLSEQQLVDCSGKYGNMGCNGGWMDSAFQYIQANGGLDTEDSYPYEAEDGECRYNPATIGAICTGYVDVTQGDEEALKEAVATIGPVSVAIDASHLTFQLYESGVYDEPDCSSDELDHGVLAVGYGNDNGQDYWLVKNSWGLQWGDMGYIMMTRNKHNQCGIATASSYPLV; the protein is encoded by the exons ACCTGGAGTTCCATGCCTGGAAACTCAAGTTTG GAAGGTCCTACAGCTCTCCGTCAGAGGAGGCTCACCGCAGGCAAATCTGGGTCAACAACCGCAGACTGGTGCTGATGCACAACATAATGGCTGATGAGGGCATTAAGTCCTACCGCCTTGGCATGACCTACTTTGCTGACATG GAAAATGAAGAGTACAAACGTCTGATTTCCCAGGGTTGCCTGGGCTCCTTCAATGCCTCTCGGCCTCGTAGTGGCTCTACTTTCCTCCGGCTCCCTGAAGGAGCTGATCTGCCCATCAGTGTTGACTGGAGGGACAAGGGATACGTCACTGATGTCAAAGATCAGAAGCAGTGCGGTTCCTGCTGGGCCTTCAGTGCA ACTGGCTCGCTGGAGGGTCAGACCTTTAGAAAGACAGGGAAGCTGGTGTCTCTGAGCGAGCAGCAGCTGGTTGACTGCTCAGGAAAATATGGCAACATGGGTTGCAACGGAGGCTGGATGGACAGTGCCTTCCAGTACATCCAAGCCAATGGAGGTTTAGACACAGAGGACTCCTACCCTTATGAAGCTGAG GATGGTGAGTGCCGTTACAACCCTGCCACCATTGGAGCCATTTGCACAGGCTACGTTGATGTGACACAAGGTGATGAAGAGgccctgaaggaggctgtggcCACCATCGGACCTGTGTCTGTGGCCATTGATGCATCTCATCTGACCTTCCAGCTTTATGAATCAG gAGTGTATGACGAGCCAGACTGCAGCAGTGATGAGTTGGACCATGGGGTACTTGCTGTGGGCTATGGCAATGACAACGGGCAAGACTACTGGCTGGTCAAGAACAG ctGGGGTCTACAATGGGGAGACATGGGATACATCATGATGACCAGGAACAAACACAACCAGTGTGGCATTGCTACTGCATCCAGCTACCCCCTGGTGTGA